The proteins below come from a single Eubacterium limosum genomic window:
- a CDS encoding ANTAR domain-containing response regulator, protein MSNVLLVCRQNEITKALTEIMRGMEFSMIDAVPSGSEGRRRLQEIEYDMVIINTPLGDEFGIELALDTIEKYLIGVVLIVKNELVDHVEAKLMDTTAFVVSKPINRQLLTQNIKFVLNSKAKMQRLKEQNEKLQKKMDDIKIIYRAKLCLMGYLDMTEEQAHRYIQKQAMDMRISPRQVAENLIRTYER, encoded by the coding sequence CAGAATGAGATAACAAAAGCACTGACAGAGATCATGCGGGGCATGGAATTTAGTATGATCGACGCAGTGCCCTCCGGCAGTGAAGGCCGAAGGCGCCTTCAGGAAATTGAGTATGATATGGTCATTATCAATACCCCCCTGGGCGATGAATTTGGTATAGAACTGGCCCTTGATACGATCGAAAAGTATCTGATCGGTGTTGTGCTTATCGTGAAAAACGAGCTGGTAGACCATGTGGAGGCCAAGCTGATGGACACGACGGCTTTCGTGGTGTCTAAGCCCATCAACCGCCAGCTTTTGACCCAGAACATCAAGTTTGTACTGAACTCAAAGGCAAAAATGCAGCGCCTTAAGGAACAGAACGAAAAACTGCAGAAAAAAATGGATGATATTAAGATCATTTACCGGGCCAAGCTGTGCCTGATGGGCTACCTGGACATGACCGAGGAACAGGCTCATCGTTACATCCAGAAGCAGGCCATGGACATGCGGATATCGCCCCGGCAGGTTGCCGAAAACCTTATACGGACCTATGAGCGTTAA